One window of Doryrhamphus excisus isolate RoL2022-K1 chromosome 13, RoL_Dexc_1.0, whole genome shotgun sequence genomic DNA carries:
- the LOC131140079 gene encoding uncharacterized protein LOC131140079 isoform X1, which produces MASKTQQNVMVFDEGGVASPAAAPVANNLPQRFGRASRHILEQGEQGSDGSHKDTGTIGQAEVRPRTFSSSPIGPSAMKPPTCDFLAPDSTRRGIRVTLDNNNMWNEFFRCQTEMIITKQGSRMFPYCRFRISGLQPSSKYVLILDIQPLDGSHYTWTGTSWQVAGKAESHIRSPPFTHPDSPSTGQQWMQNPVSFYKLKLTSNTADKEGNAILHPMHRYVPRLHLVQTEKADEDIKLSGSNVATFTFQQTEFMAVTAYQNSQFAQLKVDYNPFAKGLKEDTIGSWGLKLKTHKEAHQYGEEKTSEQQPLKRNLKSLLANHKSRNSQDPKASEAASVLKASSGSGTKVLEGISCSKSRPAQKLIAELIREAHVSLKRCTLESSVASQTPEQTNAKTTPGKGCSQDVPQADGKSIPSCQEISPQDKSDAADSGCSDKVSREVVSEQKCQSKVGLEHSVKRPAQLTLPALARFLKQHSTKTKKVKSKPESPPNQALPNVQKGTNTASTDQPSSTSCNLKPNDPTMSPRIADQITKNDPGKVTESIQQPSSPSLLFQDTMASPGPKGSRNIDCVLESGEPEPIVLEEKTVLDNVEQSLSNHEIFSCSAHTTSSASPVLPPLFDTPLASAHVSNTLSSESKSVGFLPDSPCSPFGFEPLSPASSPEPLPSLPVSFALDLDSVTSEPPEGLPARDDSCPSVFKWHTVLPPAEPYVDSSFAVFQPTSTLSLDSSLLPSETPNVSSQSPSNPQSQTATDIQSKTSVDSQTLIHSDAPVVHALSFQENEQPLPFPGELSPLVLPLALSPTFSSLDGEGLSPTPSIADLVHFFSTDDHLGMGMDFPSTDSLTPPCPPDASAEVNTNRHPHHVPLVPSPKDLKCKKRPRRQKLAKSDPDQKMDGSAYTAMQPNLEEVEEQLFISFTSKEALKLHIADSEEKESRRPVASSQVQLQQLTEEPTNEVTIAAFEKVLLKDVKMMKHQQIIHPVLQEVGLKMNLLDPTLSIDLQYLGVRLPIPPPGSSQEPPSQELPPLQSASTSFVSRTGKTTDLTQIKGWREKFTPSETSTVPPPSTSEVCVASEQNKKNLSAFCSDMLDQYLESEAKLIDERATSFSQPPVELPPLYELPASSSSYVRPLNSILKKPTSDLISGFIPPSKRSRVPVREQKATRKVDRKQKTYQPEAVPVSPASQPAVPTSTAHPQSQHKDHLTELPTEPPKPHKEPPTVQSSLSKRTELFPAPPHRPALNRRKNLKSKTSPKVPSRSLRTADLPPLESDSEVDDANPPGVPGLSVTRGLLRQKDLEDVVTWRGRPRNFITEERATIALTSLFTLMGFVCDNPTAPIQLPLRPAAPCLNDFCRLGCICSSLAYTSRISHCGRPQCMLGCSCLKQKVVLLKNLDGSDSSPSPHGTGKKRKRKRMKMAYILKEADSVSQPADRVRTLWKTGDRGLDPEPIHVPEPALRSSSTVSTRISSKASEDSGSCARVRRFAGKNGTIRHQVIQEVPERPPSKPRRRKFQGTKTKVHSGAPQAQPAASSPPQNLSTYSKPSRRLTILTECRWKLNGDRDYVLKKLCETMAQDRLDKPFWARKYHINPISQTVEETGAGRCIHYKVLISRRDKLEQGDYTALVAEDAEPVKDGPRQEEEEVESVDNWQREVAEEPEPVEDWQREIMEEDLVEDWQRELNESDLEEQRVHEESKSLNMEKRKLSVDMALPFLMGISPAGFLSARKKTPGGKDPIEVNGKLYPLAKIQLGGMGALHPANRLAAYLTGRVLGNRKQQAPASLTEPPQSLPALPPVTVTPTTCAPSVKYITIPPPPSVAASGLPAPPAVVPTAAIKTVASTNHIMKAPVKSNHQSAPTSGSAPPTGSVLLTLPPPRAPIRLPVLSCPQPPPSSSVRMVLRQVHNPTGLRYYRKPDGNLVQLIPVTQLRPPSTVVKTGSATSVLMDSSHVLMASSRPTCPTLPSSVYNMSGLKSFTVTKGSGSLSNNGMYTLKILPVTSKADQVQLNSQKVPAQPTHLTPTSPLTSAAHSVKPGIKAETVPDEREDETTLTTLRSDVTPSPTLIHPAPEPARDLVDLDIICVDDDDDDDDVAAGKDPGAKRLIEEVNMPDPSSDETENSSDFTDNSSDDNSMDVAGGSPQVKSVNSCKVVMERMRRSRISQLVGALKHEVELDAATSTLATLKTATRVIEKLRTSEIRLKRKKMVLAKKRDHLLAVVPSTGHSRHDGSPETQAGSPGSVGADGLRLAAQGGNLCVVTGKKRHVFENNTSGDDAIEELNECGQELSSEAVTPQVCEDLQRCTRTDSHQSGPNSYLDEKRKAANQLTPTDDNNASCSQKLHHEQAPPTPALPTPSTDHRAFRQLQGSAPRGKVSNESAVRNRRKTTPNILRRRKNLASSSRTRVRPTTRQAIIASDTAMVTAAALPRQPVLTLPLVAGQLASSSTAGAAPVNVNVPIATNQHMYLAAVPLPPTTPNLNSVFHLAPPTNALQPRPTERLPHVPVALLLGSGGSDPASDRKQCQEAEDGLKPLVNKIAPLETAAVSKVGLNSHTASDESCKGAVLTPPPLLHMKVGGTKTECPPKTETSLEARDDGVSWRPMPRLVPLGMRGVPPN; this is translated from the exons ATGGCATCGAAGACGCAGCAGAACGTGATGGTGTTTGATGAAGGCGGAGTGGCAAGCCCTGCAGCCGCTCCCGTGGCCAACAATCTGCCCCAGCGCTTTGGCAGGGCGAGCCGACACATTCTGGAGCAAGGTGAACAAGGATCAGATGGAAGCCACAAAGACACAGGAACAATAGGCCAAGCGGAAGTGCGGCCAAGAACATTCAGCTCGTCACCCATTGGACCGTCTGCCATGAAACCGCCTACATGTGACTTCCTGGCACCTGACAGCACCCGCAGAGGCATTAGAGTGACTTTGGACAACAACAATATGTGGAACGAATTCTTCAGGTGTCAAACTGAAATGATTATCACCAAACAAGGCAGCAGGATGTTTCCGTATTGTCGTTTTCGCATCTCCGGCTTGCAGCCATCCAGCAAGTACGTCTTAATTTTGGACATTCAACCTCTAGACGGAAGTCATTACACATGGACTGGTACTAGCTGGCAAGTGGCCGGGAAGGCGGAGAGTCACATCAGGAGTCCACCATTCACTCATCCAGACTCGCCTTCAACGGGTCAGCAGTGGATGCAGAATCCTGTTTCCTTTTACAAACTGAAGCTCACGAGCAACACCGCCGACAAGGAGGGCAATGCCATACTACACCCAATGCATCGCTACGTGCCGCGCCTACACTTGGTCCAAACGGAGAAAGCCGATGAAGACATTAAGCTAAGTGGGTCCAATGTAGCTACGTTCACTTTCCAACAGACCGAGTTCATGGCTGTCACTGCATACCAGAACTCCCAGTTTGCTCAGCTGAAAGTGGACTATAACCCTTTTGCCAAAGGACTGAAAGAGGACACCATAGGATCATGGGGCCTGAAACTGAAAACGCACAAAGAAGCACACCAATATGGAGAGGAAAAAACCAGTGAGCAGCAACCTTTGAAGAGAAACTTGAAATCTTTGCTTGCAAATCATAAAAGTAGAAACTCCCAGGACCCCAAGGCTTCGGAGGCGGCTTCAGTCCTAAAAGCCTCTTCTGGATCCGGTACCAAAGTTTTGGAGGGCATTTCCTG CAGCAAATCACGGCCAGCACAGAAGTTAATTGCTGAACTCATTCGAGAGGCGCATGTTTCCCTGAAAAGATGCACTCTGGAGTCGTCGGTTGCCTCCCAAACACCTGAGCAAACCAACGCTAAAACCACACCAGGGAAGGGCTGCAGCCAAGATGTCCCCCAAGCTGATGGAAAGTCCATCCCATCATGTCAGGAAATTTCACCACAGGATAAGAGTGATGCTGCAGACAGTGGATGTTCTGACAAAGTGAGCAGAGAAGTCGTTTCAGAACAAAAATGTCAGTCGAAGGTTGGACTAGAACACAGTGTTAAACGTCCGGCACAGCTTACTCTGCCAGCTTTGGCTCGGTTTTTGAAACAACATTCAACCAAGACCAAAAAAGTCAAGAGCAAGCCGGAATCTCCTCCTAACCAAGCTCTCCCTAATGTCCAAAAAGGAACGAACACAGCTTCTACAGATCAGCCTAGTTCTACAAGTTGTAACCTTAAACCCAATGATCCAACTATGAGCCCAAGAATAGCAGACCAGATTACTAAAAATGATCCTGGAAAAGTGACTGAATCCATTCAACAGCCCTCCAGTCCCAGTCTGTTATTCCAAGACACCATGGCCTCTCCGGGACCAAAGGGCTCAAGAAATATTGATTGTGTTCTGGAAAGCGGTGAACCAGAGCCAATcgttttggaggaaaaaacagTATTAGACAATGTTGAGCAGTCATTGAGTAACCACGAGATTTTTAGTTGTTCAGCTCATACTACCTCATCCGCATCTCCCGTATTGCCCCCCCTGTTTGACACGCCATTAGCCTCTGCACATGTTTCAAACACCCTGTCCTCAGAGTCCAAGTCTGTCGGTTTCCTTCCTGACTCACCCTGCTCACCCTTTGGTTTTGAGCCTTTGTCCCCTGCGAGTTCTCCAGAGCCACTACCTTCTCTACCGGTCTCTTTTGCATTAGACCTGGACTCTGTCACCTCTGAGCCTCCTGAGGGATTGCCAGCCCGGGATGATTCTTGCCCGTCCGTCTTTAAATGGCACACGGTGTTACCGCCTGCAGAGCCCTATGTGGACTCTTCCTTCGCAGTGTTCCAACCCACATCAACTCTTTCACTGGACTCGTCTTTATTGCCTTCTGAAACCCCCAACGTTTCATCCCAATCTCCGTCAAACCCTCAATCCCAGACTGCCACTGACATTCAGTCAAAGACTTCTGTTGATTCACAGACTCTTATCCATTCGGATGCCCCAGTTGTTCACGCACTTTCGTTTCAAGAGAATGAACAGCCCCTACCTTTTCCGGGAGAACTGTCGCCCCTCGTCCTTCCGTTGGCTCTGTCTCCAACATTCTCCTCTTTGGACGGAGAAGGTTTGTCACCCACACCTTCAATTGCAGATCTTGTGCACTTTTTTTCTACTGATGATCACCTTGGAATGGGGATGGACTTTCCAAGCACCGATTCGCTGACACCTCCCTGCCCGCCTGATGCTTCAGCGGAAGTCAATACAAACCGTCATCCTCATCATGTTCCATTGGTCCCGTCCCCCAAGGATTTGAAGTGCAAAAAGAGGCCACGACGGCAAAAGCTCGCCAAGTCCGACCCGGATCAGAAGATGGATGGCTCGGCCTacaccgccatgcagcctaaccTTGAAGAAGTAGAGGAGCAACTCTTTATCTCCTTCACATCCAAG GAGGCCCTCAAACTTCACATTGCAGACTCTGAAGAGAAAGAAAGCAGGCGTCCGGTGGCGTCATCACAAGTTCAACTGCAGCAGCTGACTGAAGAACCAACCAATG AAGTGACAATAGCTGCCTTTGAGAAAGTTCTTCTGAAAGATGTAAAGATGATGAAGCACCAGCAGATCATCCACCCGGTGCTACAGGAGG TTGGACTGAAGATGAATCTGCTGGATCCGACTCTGTCCATCGACCTGCAGTACCTCGGTGTTCGTCTACCCATCCCTCCTCCTGGAAGTTCTCAGGAGCCCCCTAGCCAAGAGCTCCCGCCGTTACAAA GTGCTTCCACGTCGTTTGTGTCAAGAACGGGGAAAACCACAGATTTGACCCAGATTAAAGGTTGGAGAGAAAAATTTACTCCATCTGAAACATCCACGGTTCCGCCACCCTCCACGTCCGAAG TGTGCGTTGCCTCAGAGCAGAACAAGAAGAACTTGTCTGCTTTCTGCAGCGACATGTTGGATCAGTACCTGGAGAGTGAGGCCAAGCTGATAGACGAGCGTGCCACCAGCTTCTCTCAGCCGCCGGTAGAACTGCCGCCCCTCTACGAGCTTCctgccagcagcagcagctacgTGCGCCCCCTCAACAGTATTCTCAAAAAGCCCACCTCAGATCTCATCTCTGGATTCATCCCACCTTCCAAGAGATCCAGAGTCCCCGTCAGGGAGCAAAAAGCCACTAGAAAAgttgacaggaagcagaagacTTACCAACCTGAAGCTGTTCCTGTTTCGCCAGCGTCTCAACCAGCAGTTCCAACCTCAACCGCCCACCCCCAGTCACAGCACAAGGACCACCTCACAGAACTTCCCACAGAACCTCCAAAACCACATAAAGAACCCCCCACTGTCCAATCATCGTTATCCAAGCGCACAGAACTGTTCCCAGCCCCCCCTCACCGTCCCGCCCTCAACAGGAGAAAAAATCTCAAATCTAAAACCTCCCCTAAGGTCCCGAGCAGGTCCTTGCGAACGGCGGACTTGCCCCCCCTGGAGTCTGACTCTGAAGTGGACGATGCAAACCCTCCTGGTGTCCCTGGACTGTCAGTGACTCGAGGTCTGCTCAGGCAGAAAGACTTGGAGGATGTCGTCACATGGCGGGGTCGACCTCGCAACTTCATCACGGAAGAAAGAGCAACCATTGCTCTGACGTCCCTCTTCACCTTGATG GGATTCGTGTGCGACAATCCTACTGCTCCCATCCAGCTGCCCCTCAGGCCCGCCGCCCCCTGCCTCAACGACTTCTGCCGGCTGGGCTGCATCTGCTCCAGCTTGGCCTACACGTCCCGCATCAGCCACTGCGGACGCccgcaatgcatgctgggatgcAGCTGCCTCAAGCAGAAGGTGGTCCTGCTCAAGAACCTGGACGGCTCAGATTCAAGCCCGTCCCCTCACGGCACCGGCAAGaagaggaaaaggaaaaggatgAAGATGGCCTACA TTCTGAAGGAGGCCGACAGCGTCTCTCAGCCGGCTGATCGGGTGCGGACTCTCTGGAAGACGGGCGATAGAGGATTGGACCCGGAGCCCATCCACGTCCCGGAGCCTGCCTTGCGGTCCTCCAGCACCGTCTCCACTAGGATATCTTCAAAG GCGAGCGAGGACTCTGGCAGCTGCGCCCGAGTGAGAAGATTTGCAGGAAAGAACGGAACAATACGGCATCAAGTCATCCAGGAGGTACCTGAGCGCCCTCCATCCAAACCTCGCAGGAGAAAATTCCAAGGAACAAAAACCAAAGTGCATTCAG GAGCTCCACAAGCTCAGCCGGCGGCGTCCAGTCCACCTCAGAACCTTTCGACGTACTCAAAGCCATCGAGACGCCTCACTATCCTCACAGAGTGTCGCTGGAAATTGAATGGTGACCGTGATTACGTGCTGAAGAAGCTGTGTGAAACCATGGCTCAGGACCGCCTTGACAAGCCCTTCTGGGCCAGGAAGTACCACATCAATCCCATCAGTCAGACCGTGGAGGAGACTGGCGCCGGACGCTGCATCCACTACAAAGTCCTCATCAGCAGACGTGACAAACTTGAGCAG GGTGACTACACCGCACTGGTGGCGGAGGATGCGGAACCTGTAAAGGATGGGCCCAgacaagaggaagaggaggtggagtCGGTGGACAACTGGCAGAGAGAAGTAGCCGAGGAGCCGGAGCCTGTGGAGGACTGGCAGAGGGAGATCATGGAAGAGGACTTGGTGGAAGACTGGCAGCGCGAACTTAATGAAAGCGACCTGGAGGAGCAGCGGGTGCATGAAGAGAGTAAGAGCTTGAATATGGAGAAGCGGAAGCTCAGTGTGGATATGGCTCTGCCGTTCCTCATGGGAATCTCCCCTGCTGGCTTCCTGTCGGCCAGAAAAAAGACGCCAGGCGGCAAAGATCCCATTGAG GTCAACGGAAAGTTGTATCCACTGGCCAAGATCCAGCTGGGGGGCATGGGGGCGCTCCACCCTGCCAACCGCCTGGCAGCTTATCTGACGGGCCGCGTGCTGGGCAACAGGAAGCAGCAAGCCCCGGCCTCTTTAACGGAGCCCCCTCAGTCCTTGCCGGCGCTCCCTCCCGTTACCGTAACACCCACCACTTGCGCCCCCAGCGTCAAGTATATCACCATCCCGCCCCCCCCATCAGTTGCAGCCTCCGGCCTTCCGGCGCCTCCTGCAG TGGTGCCCACGGCGGCCATTAAGACTGTGGCGTCGACAAACCACATCATGAAGGCGCCCGTGAAATCCAATCATCAGTCAGCCCCCACCTCAG GCTCGGCGCCCCCTACCGGGTCCGTGCTGTTAACGCTTCCACCACCTCGAGCCCCCATTCGGCTTCCCGTCTTGTCCTGTCCTCAGCCACCCCCCTCCTCTTCAGTCAGGATGGTTTTACGACAAGTTCACAACCCGACAGGTTTACGATACTACCGCAAACCGGATGGAAACCTGGTCCAGCTGATCCCCGTGACCCAGCTGAGACCCCCCAGCACCGTTGTCAAGACCG GTTCGGCAACATCTGTACTCATGGATTCTTCTCATGTGCTCATGGCGAGTAGTAGACCCACCTGTCCGACGCTGCCGAGCTCCGTCTACAACATGTCTGGCCTCAAGTCTTTCACTGTGACCAAGGGTTCCGGGTCCCTGAGCAACAATGGAATGTACACCTTAAAAATTCTTCCCGTGACGTCCAAAGCAGATCAGGTCCAGCTCAACTCACAGAAGGTTCCGGCCCAGCCCACCCATCTGACCCCTACCAGCCCGCTCACGTCCGCAGCCCACAGCGTGAAGCCGGGGATAAAAGCTGAGACTGTCCCGGATGAGCGTGAAGATGAGACCACGCTAACAACTCTGAGATCAGACGTCACGCCTTCGCCGACACTAATTCACCCCGCACCTGAGCCCGCTCGGGACTTGGTCGATCTTGATATCATCTgcgtggatgatgatgatgatgatgatgatgtggcgGCTGGGAAGGACCCGGGAGCCAAGCGCTTAATCGAAGAAGTCAATATGCCGGATCCATCAAGCGACGAGACGGAAAACTCGTCTGACTTCACAGACAACTCCAGTGATGACAACAGTATGGACGTGGCTGGTGGGTCACCTCAGGTCAAGAGCGTCAATTCGTGTAAG GTGGTCATGGAGAGAATGCGGCGTTCCAGGATATCTCAGTTGGTTGGTGCATTGAAACATGAGGTCGAACTCGATGCCGCCACGTCAACACTCGCTACTTTGAAAACG GCGACCCGGGTGATCGAGAAACTCCGGACCAGCGAGATACGTCTTAAGAGAAAGAAGATGGTTCTGGCCAAGAAAAGGGACCATTTGCTTGCTGTCGTTCCCTCCACAG GTCACAGCCGCCATGACGGCTCACCTGAGACGCAGGCAGGAAGTCCAGGCAGCGTGGGAGCTGATGGGTTGAGATTGGCAGCGCAGGGCGGCAATCTTTGTGTTGTCACTGGAAAGAAAAGGCACGTGTTCGAGAACAACAC GTCAGGGGATGACGCCATCGAAGAGCTCAATGAGTGTGGACAGGAGCTCAGTTCCGAAGCCGTGACTCCTCAGGTCTGCGAGGACCTTCAGCGATGCACCAGAACCGACAGCCATCAGTCAG GTCCAAATTCGTATCTAGATGAGAAGCGCAAAGCAGCCAATCAGCTGACTCCAACAGATGACAACAATGCATCCTGCAGTCAGAAGCTCCACCATGAACAAGCTCCTCCCACTCCTGCTCTTCCCACCCCTTCAACTGACCACAGAGCTTTCCGTCAGCTCCAGGGGAGCGCTCCGAGAGGCAAAGTCTCCAACGAATCAGCGGTGAGGAACCGGCGCAAGACCACCCCCAACATCTTGCGTCGCCGCAAGAACCTCGCCTCGTCTAGTAGGACCCGTGTGAGACCCACCACCCGTCAGGCCATCATAGCATCTGACACTGCGATGGTCACGGCCGCAGCATTGCCGAGGCAACCGGTACTAACACTCCCGCTGGTGGCAGGACAGCTAGCGTCTTCTTCTACAGCAG GCGCCGCCCCAGTCAACGTCAACGTTCCCATTGCGACCAATCAGCACATGTACCTGGCCGCCGTGCCCCTCCCACCAACCA CTCCAAACTTGAACAGCGTCTTCCACTTGGCTCCTCCCACAAACGCACTACAACCACGCCCAACCGAGCGTCTGCCTCATGTTCCCGTGGCCCTGTTACTCGGCTCTGGCGGATCCGACCCAGCCTCAGACCGCAAGCAGTGCCAGGAGGCCGAAGATGGTCTCAAGCCGCTCGTCAACAAGATCGCCCCCCTTGAGACCGCCGCTGTGTCCAAGGTGGGGCTAAACAGCCACACGGCGTCTGACGAGAGCTGTAAAGGAGCCGTGCTGACTCCTCCTCCGCTGCTGCACATGAAGGTAGGCGGGACAAAGACTGAGTGCCCTCCTAAAACGGAGACTTCATTGGAGGCACGGGATGACGGTGTGTCATGGCGGCCAATGCCCAGGTTGGTTCCCCTGGGCATGAGAGGAGTCCCGCCCAACTGA